CCGAACTTACGACGCAGGCTGCAGGTTGTACGGTAGTTCtggggtcaccaaaaaaaaaaataatatatatatatatatatatatatattcatattttATTCAGTTTTattatagataaaaataaacaaaggtGTTTGGGAATATCAAAGGCATCTCCCTAGAAGTCTAAAAAGTTTGTCAAAGGATATTTGTAGTAGCCCAGGGCCTCGGGCCTAGAGTCGAGGGGTGTTGGGTAACCGATTCCCAAGCGCAGCCAAAGAACTTGTACCGTTTCAGGACATTTCGCGATCAAGGTCTTCTTGCTCTTTCCCCGAACGAGCGCCACCCCTACAAAACCATCACTCCTCCCGTCGTATCTCTTCGCATTCGCTTCTTTCCACCGAACGCGACGAACGCACGTTCCGCAGCGGATGTCCACGATCGTCCTCGAATCACAACGTAAGTTTCGTTTTCCCGTGTTGCATCATCTCATCCTCCTCTCCCAATTTCCCCTGCCCGGGGAAAACCGTCCCGTGACTCCAGTTTTCCGAGTTCTTCCCTCGTATCTGTCTGTACTGGACATCCGTCGACCGACGAGGAACGACGTTGTCCCAACACCCTGCGTCGGGTTTTGTATGCAGTCTTCCCGCGCGGACACGTGGAATATGTGTCGTGGTCGCGTGTTCAGAACCCGGATAACGACTTTTCCCGTGCAAACTCGAGAGTCCGGCCTCCTCCGGCCTCGTCCGCCATCCCTCGTTGGATGGAGAGGTCTACATGCATATGCTGGTTCTGAACGACGAAGATCGATCGTATCACCTCAGTTATAGTGGTGATGTATGTTGTCCCTCGAGTGCTCTTGGCCTCTCCAAGAGATTGTTCGCATGAGATGAGTACtgattccctttcttttttttgggtttttgtatTCCTTTTTGGCCATTGTCCTGGAATCAATCGAGTTTGTGGGAAACTTAACtccgatttttattttatattttcctttgattgtGGTgattggcttcttcaactggttAAGAATTCAGGCCCAAATGACAATTCCAACCACAGTAGAAAGCCAAGTCTTAAGAGGTTCTCGTGTAAAACGACAAGGTGCAGGGAATCTTTTGAAACTTCATTGACCCGCAAATCGCACTGACTGTCACatcagtttttcattttcttaagtgaCTGCTAACATGACGTTTTTTTTGCATCATTCAAACTACCTGCATGCATGATTGCCATTTTTTCTGTAGCGAAAAGGCTAAGAGACAAGAAGCCACACACCTGATGTGAGAAGATATTTTGAGAGTGGACGAGATTCTCTGTCGtttcccgggttataggaggctactTTCTTCGTCGGCTTTCTCTCATAACAGGCGCGTTCACTCTTTTTTGCTCTGTTTTGCAGTCTGAAaccatctcttcttcttgccGCAAATGGCTCCGTCGCTGAAATCAACTCCTGAAGCCGATGGCAACAGGTGATCCATGCAAACTGCCTGTCACCTTGCCTCTGATCGACTAGCGTTTTGCAGTGATCTCTAGTCACTGCAATCCTTAAAGTTCCTTCTGTTTCAGCGAACACCCTTTCTAGCTCTGGCTCTTCCACAGCATTTACTTGAATAGGCTTTTCTACATTGTCACATGTGCTTTTGCCTAATTTCTCTTGTTGGTCTTACAGCAATAATGATGGGAAGTCTCCTGATGTCAACTGGGAAGAAATGGGATTTTCTTTGATTCCAACTGACTATATGTATGTGATGAAATGCGCTATTGGCGAGAACTTTCCTCAGGGAAGTCTAATTCCTTATGGTAATATCGAGCTTAGCCCTTGTTCCGGTATTCTCAATTATGGACAGGTGAGCAGCATCAATAAATTGTCTAATTTTACTTGTCAAAAGGGCCATCCTATGAATGAATCTTCTCGGAGCACTTATTAAGCATACTTTAGTAAGAAATTGTACTGCTTTCGAAAACAATAACAGTCTGTCGTGCGTAGGGACTGTTTGAAGGCTTGAAGGCATACAGGAAGGAAGATGGCCGGATTCTGCTATTCCGACCTGACCAGAATGCTTTGCGGATGAAGTCAGGTGCAGAGAGATTGTGCATGCCTTCACCTTCTACTGAGCAGTTTGTCGATGCAGTGAAGCAAACTGTCCTGGCCAATGAACGCTGGGTAATTTTAGTTCTTTTGAAGCACTAGCATGCCTTGGTCTTATATTGAGTTTTCTTTCAGTGTGTGCAATGCCTTCGGATTGCGACTTTTTTCAGTTGGTGTGGCGTTGCTTTGAGTTATCTGGTTGAACATTCAAACAGGTGCCTCCTTTCGGGAAGGGATCTCTGTATGTAAGGCCTTTGCTCATGGGAAGTGGCGGCAGTCTGGGATTAGGGCCAGCGCCGGAATACACATTCTTAGTCTATGCTTCGCCAGTTGGAAGCTATCATAAGGTATAAGATTGCCCTCACTAAACCACCATTTGGTCTCAGTtagattaaaaaggaaaaaaacaatgaaaatgtTATTCACTTGAACGACCTTCATAAGACTCTTTGATTTTCAGTTCGTTAACTCGAAACTGGATACCTTGGTTCATTTGCATGACTGCAATCCTAGACATTGGAGCTAATACGCGTAGTATGTGATTACTTGTGAAATGATTATCTAATGTGGTAGCCAACTCGCAGCTGGGTTTTGCTTGATGTGCGATGACGTGACTCATAGTACTGACAAAGTTTGACTTTTCCATCACACTAGGGCCTGAAGTCCCTGAACCTGGTGGTTGAGGAGAAGCATCATCGAGCTTCTCATGGTGGAACGGGAGGTATTAAGACTGTGGCCAACTATTCACCGGTAAGTACCAAAACTGTCAATTTGTTAGGAAACGCTTTCATGTGTTCATGCATGTTAAAGTCTAATGGTTGGTATTTCTCTGACCAGTGTCTTAACTAGAGGCATTTAACATTTATGTAGTCCAAATACCGATCTTATATTTCTGATTATTACACGTGGTTCCAATTACCAATTCACTTGCTTACTCTTGTAGGTTTTGAACGCACTGACTAGAGCAAAGGCGCAAGGTTTTTGTGAGGTTCTATTCCTGGATGCCGCAACTGGAAAGTACATTGATGAGGCTTCTGCATGTAACATTTTTTCAGTGAAGGTTAGTTTCAAGCGGTCTATTCCAGTTCTATTTGTATGGTTCTTTTGTCCTACAAGATTCATAAGGTTTGGAAGGAATTGAATGTTCAGTTGAACAGAATCTTATCTGTTGTTGGCTAGTATGTTTTACTTGAAAAACTGGAGAGGTGCTGTTCCTAGATTTGTATGATTTTAAGGAAGACGATGCTGCTGTGGCACTGACAATGAACTGCGCTTTTTGCTGTTGTTTTGTCATACATGGAAGAATTTTGGAGAAAAACAAACATCTGCAAATTTATATATGGGAATCAATGCTTTTGACAATGAGATAATCGATACAAGTGGATCAGTATACTTATAGTAGCTTGTTATTGCAGGGAAATAGTATAATAACTCCGCCAACACATGGAACGATCCTTCCTGGTGTCACAAGGAAAAGCATAATTGAAATTGCTCAAACGCTTGGTTACCAGGTGACTATGTTTTCGCTGTGTTATCCATTGATTGGATTATGCAGTCAAAACGTTCTGCATTTAACGCTAACCGGGAAAgctgtccttttttttttccctttggatGATTCCTGTTGGTATGATGAAGCTCTCAAGTCTAGGGGAGAAGATTGGggttatatgtggatgataagcaatattattgcaaatcaatcatttgaataGGGGCACAAACAAGTCGAGAGAACTCCCTGAAACGAAATCATCCATGTTGCGATGTCTTGCTTCGCTGCGCCTCGATAAGATTTTGAGTCCATCATGATTATTAGTTAAACTAAATTGTCTGTCAAATTCATGGTGCTATACGAGGGAATAGTTGGGCTAATATGCGGATATTATGTTTCCTTTCTTCCGAAAACTCGACAGGTCGAGGAACGTCCTGTTGCGCTTGATGAACTGCTGGATGCGGATGAAGCTTTCTGTACAGGAACTGCCGTAGTTGTCACATCCATTGGCAGTGTAACTCATCAGGGTAGAAGGTACTCAGCTGGCAACTCTTCATCCATCGACACATCCTTTTTTCCCTGATTTCCCACTTCGCTCTAGCATAAGAAAGAGGCTAGTGCGACGCGATTCGGGGACGGATGGTGCCTCAGCAAATCGAAATAGCGCATGCGCATCTGCAGCTGTTCATTGGCAAGGCTCCTTGACACTTGCACTTAATCTCATGATGCAGGGCGGAGTACAAAACCCAAGCGGATACAGTTTGTCAGAAGCTGCGTGAAACCTTAACCGGGATTCAAATGGGTAGACTTGAAGACACCATGGGTTGGATGGTGGAGGTCAATTGAGCTGGTTGTTTGTCAGTTTTATGTTGGAGACAGAACTTCCAAATTTGTTTTACCCTGTTGTTGCTGTTGACCTCTTTGACCTGTGGATGCTTTAGGCATTGGCATCACGTCTTCTTAAATTTCATGATATTTGGGGTTGTTTTATGTAGGGGTGTCAATGGATTGGGTCAGACTGGGCTTTTTTGACATCCCTAGTTGCATTACGCTGGTCCAACAACTAAGAGAAATGAAGCACTAGAACTAGATATATATACTGAAGTTCTTTCTTATGATCGCTGAGATAAGCAAAATCGAAGTAGCTCGAATTTCTTATAAAGGGACGTATTAACAATTGACCCCAGGTTCTTGCTAATCACACATAAGGTGAAATGGTTATTCGTATTATTTTAATTACACCTATTAACAAACAGTGTGTCGATATCGAAAGGCTCCTTAATTGGTTGCTCTTAGTCCTTAGCAAGACCTAAAATGGCTAGAAGTTGTAGGATCTTCTAAAAACCTTCACACAGGTGGTTCGGGTCCACCTTAAACCTCCATGGCATCCTGGAATAGACGGGATAGAGGGAGAGGTTCCCCTAAAAAAAGATAGGCCTCACCGTCCCTGACCGTACCACCCTCCTCGTGAGGGCAGGCAGGGAGCCCGGATCCCCGCGATGCCGGCCCGGTGGTCCATGCGAAAGCATTCCCCGGAAGGTACAAGGAAATGAAGGGAAGGAGCCCGAATAGGCTCCCGGTACGGTAACAATTTCTTATGACACACTTATTAacaaaacctttttataaaccGAGGAACCcataaaagaatttttcttgtatttaatTATGCACAAAGAATATGCATTCCGAAGTAATTTGCCagaaaagtaattaaattttatttttgaagagAAATACGTGACTATGTTTCGACATAATTAAATATTGTGACTTTGGCATCACAAAAAGTTAGTACTTGTTAAATAcgagtcattttctttttatattttatgttaacTTTATTCCTTTCGTTGGGAATCCATTACGCTTGTGCAGAGTCATAGCCTTTTCAAAAGCATggtatattttatattttattctattcgttctgcttttgaatttttcacttATTATAGATAACTTATCCTGCTTTAGTTGATTCCGCAGCAAGGGTGCTTGCTTTTCCATAGAACGAGCATGTTAGTTTgcgatagaaagaaaaaaagggagagataaTGTAAGGTTAAGAGAGGCCAATATGGATCTATGGATTTTGTATTACAAGAGCTTCAAGGACGAGGGATGCTACTTgcttaattttatgaaaaaattaccaaaaaagtcccaaacttattgcatttgtgctaatttaatcatatatatatattatcaatggaatcttaaacattttgcatttatatcaatttaatccatttggTCAAATTTGATCGACTGACGCTAATATGGGCACCAACCGTCCTACTTAATGCGATTGACGATAACTTTTCATaatataattgtttttttaaatttgtatatttttgtttgtttatcttctctctctttacatatttttcccttcccttccttttttccctATCTAGTCATTGGCTTAGTGACCAGCTAGGGACTGGGCAAGGCTTGATCCTCACTAGCCTAGCGTAAGGCCGCCCTCACAGGATCTGGGAAgggtcaagccttgcctagTCGACCATGGGCGAGAACATCCCAACTCATGGCATCTTCAAGCCTACCCAACCCATGGCATCTTCAAGCCTTCCTGGTATCACAAGGAAAAGCATAATTGAACTTGCTTGCACGCTCGGTTTACCGGGTGATTATGTGCACGCTATGCTTTTTTACCGATTGGGTTTTGCAATCaaaatgttttgcattttaCGCAAACCGGGAAAGCCAtccctttttcccctttataATTCCCGTCGGTATGATGAAGCTCTCAAAGTTACCGTCTAGTGGGGTAGATTGGGGTTTATGCTTGGACTATAAGCAATGTCAATCATTTGAATAGGAGCACAAACGACTCGAGAGAGAAATCCTTGAAATAACATCATCGTCCATGTCGCGATGTCTTACTTACCCTGTCTCGATAAGATTTTGACCCCTCCGTGATTATTAGTCAAGCCAAATCTGTTGAATTCATGATACCACATGGTAGGATATTCGGGCCGATATGGAGAATTGTCTTTCCTAACTTCCAAAAACTCAACAGGTCAAGGAACATCTAGTCACGATTGATGATTTGTAGGATGCCGACGAAGCTTTCTAAATGGGGACCACGCTGTGGTTGTCGCATCGATCAGTAGTGTTAACTCACCAAGGTGGAAGGAGCTCAACTGGCAGCTTCGTCTGTTGTCCCATTTCTCACTTCCCTAGCGTAAGAAAGAGTGCTGCCGTGCCATCTACGGATGGATTACGCCTCAATGAGTCGAAATTAGCCTGTTCGGGTCTGCATGTTACATCGGCATGGCTTCTTAATACTACTACTTAAATCTCATGATGCAAGGTCGAGTATAAAACACGAGCAGATACAGTTTGTCAGAAGTTGCGTGAAACCTAGACAGGAATTCAAATGGGGAGGCTTGAGGATACCGTGGTTTGGGCGGTGGAGGTCAATTGAATTGTTGTTtaccttttctattttctctaaAAGAAATATGCCATtcatatattaaaattatattcgAGAGATATGTAGAAGGTTTTCAAACCTAGTAAATCCAAAATAactacaaaacaaaacaaaagtcagATAGCAAATAACAAAGCATAATTTGCAGCTAGAACCAGAAGTACTCTTCTATCCCTCAAGAACAATCTAAATGATCAGAGGCTGATCATTGGATTCAGTAATGAGTACATGCCAAGATCTCTTACTCCATTTGCAACAGGTTGCGGTGCGTATCTAGGCTCAATGTCCTCAT
Above is a window of Eucalyptus grandis isolate ANBG69807.140 chromosome 9, ASM1654582v1, whole genome shotgun sequence DNA encoding:
- the LOC104419810 gene encoding branched-chain-amino-acid aminotransferase 6, giving the protein MAPSLKSTPEADGNSNNDGKSPDVNWEEMGFSLIPTDYMYVMKCAIGENFPQGSLIPYGNIELSPCSGILNYGQGLFEGLKAYRKEDGRILLFRPDQNALRMKSGAERLCMPSPSTEQFVDAVKQTVLANERWVPPFGKGSLYVRPLLMGSGGSLGLGPAPEYTFLVYASPVGSYHKGLKSLNLVVEEKHHRASHGGTGGIKTVANYSPVLNALTRAKAQGFCEVLFLDAATGKYIDEASACNIFSVKGNSIITPPTHGTILPGVTRKSIIEIAQTLGYQVEERPVALDELLDADEAFCTGTAVVVTSIGSVTHQGRRAEYKTQADTVCQKLRETLTGIQMGRLEDTMGWMVEVN